The segment ACCGCGAGCGGTGAGAGGTGAAGGCAGTCGCCAATCTCGATATCGCTGCGTCCAAACAGGAACTGGGCGAGGCACTGGCGTTGGACAAGGCCAAGCCCGCTCGCGGTCGGCACGTCTGCTGCGCGCTCGACAAGTGCACCGGCATAGGTCGCATAGACTTCGCACCAGCCGTGCAGGCGGGCGAGATCGGCGGCGCCAAGCGCCTCGCTGCGACCGAACAGGCAGAGATAGAGATCCTCTTCATGCCAGCTTTCGACCGGAATGATCACCAGCCCGGCTTCCTGGCGCGGTGCATAGAGCGGGGTGTCGGCCAGCCGTGCGTGGAGCGCATGAGGAAGTGCCTGGGCATCGCCAAAGCGCAGTTCGGCTTCGTCGTCGACGATCGCCAGACAACCATGGCTGGTAATGCCCATCGCCGCGATCATGTCCGCGAACATCGCGGTCAACGCGCTGATCTCGTCGGTGCGGCTGGCGGCCATATGAAAATCGGCCATGGTGCGCGGCGCGGGTGCCGCGACTGCCGGTGTTGCTATTGACCATGCAATTTGCGCTGGATGTGCCATATCGTCCCCAATGCTTGGGACGGATCTATCGCGCGATTGGGTTAACAAACTTCTAAAAATATATTTAGCAGGCCGTTAACCATTTGGCAGTGCAATCGCTATAACGCTGGGTTTCGGGCTAATCGGTGTGTGGGCGGCGATGGCAAGCATGTTGAAACCTGATCAAGGCATTCGAAACGTGAAGGTTTTTCAGGACATTGACGCAATTCTTTCCCGTTTGAACGGGATGGGGGGCGCCTTTGCCGAACTGATGCGGCGCGAACGCGTATTTTTCGCATCGGTTTTTCCCGAGGACGGACTGGTCGTTTTCGATCGCGGCGCGCAGGAATTGCTGGGGGTCGGACCCGTCTGCGCCGTGCGTGATGTGCTGCGCCTGATCGATCGCCCGTATCGCCGCTTGCTGGTCGAGCGTGTCGCCACGGGGCAGGTACATGACAGCGTCGAGGTAAGCGCCAGCCATGCCGCTGGTCAGCGCAGCCTGCGGATCGCGATGACGCCCGATGCCCAGTCCGGCGGCGTATCGCTAATGGTTCAGGATCTGACCGACGAGCGCGGGATGATCGAGCAGTTGCGAGTCGAACGCGATCATCTGCGCCATACGGTTGAACTGAATCCGCAACTGCCTTGGCTGGCCGATCCGGCCGGCAATGTCATCGCGTTTACCGAGCGTTACGAAAAGCTGACCGGCCGTACGCAGGAAGACCTTGTCGGCAATGGCTGGGAACTGGTGCTCCACCCCGATGATCTGGAATCGGCGGGGGGTGCCATTGCGACGTCGCTGGGGACCGGTCAGCCGCTCGACATGCGCGTGCGGATGCGGATGGCCGATGGCTCCTATCGCTGGTTCCGCGCGACCTGCTATCCGCTGCGCAACGATGCGGGCGAGATCATCCGCTGGTTCGGCTATACCGAGGATATCGACGATTATGTCCTGATCGAACAGCGTATTCGCTGGACCGCCGAGCATGACGCGCTCACCAAATTGCCCAATCGCGCGGTGTTCAACCACAAGCTCGAACGCGCGATTTTCGAGGAAAGCCGTCTGGGCCAGAAGGTCGCGATCCTCCTGGCCGATGTCGATAATTTCAAGGATGTGAACGACGTTCTCGGCCATGATGCCGGCGATGCGCTGTTGCGTGCCTTTGCCGATCTGATCGGCCGGGTGCTGCCCGATGGTGCGCTGCTCGCGCGGATCGGGGGTGATGAATTCGCGATCATCCTGCCGTTCGAAGGCGCGATCAGCGAGGTCCAGCAGCTGAGCGATCGGATCTTCGCTGCCTTGAAGGATCCGGTGGCGATCAACGGCCACAGCGTCGAATGCCGGATTTCGATCGGGGCGTCGGTCTTTCCCTTTCACGGGCAGAGCCCGACCGAATTGTTCAAGAATGCCGATATCGCGCTTTATGAGGCCAAGGCACGCGGGCGTGGTCAGATGACGCTCTTCTCGCTCGAGATGAAGCAGGAAACGCAGCGCCGCGTCGCGATGATCAATCTTGGGCGCAAGGCGGTCGAGACCGATTCGATCATTCCCTTCTATCAGATGCAGATGGATCTGATGACCAATCGCCCGCTCGGCTTCGAGGCGCTGCTCCGCCGCCGCGACCGGCAGGGGCGGATCTGCGCGCCGGCCAGCATCGCCGCCGCGTTCGAGGATGCGGGCGTGGCCGAGGCGCTCGGCGATGCGATGCTGAAAGCGGTGCTTTCGGATATGCGCCGCGCGCGTGACATGGGGGTCGACATGGGCGCGATGAGCGTCAATTTCTCGACCGCCGAATTCCGCAACCCCAGCTTCGCCGAGCGCCTGTCAAACCGGGTGGCGGACGCGGGGATCGATTTTCGGTCCTTCGTGATCGAAGTGACCGAAAGCGTCTTTCTGGGGCGGCAGGTCGACAATGTCGCCGAAACGATCCGCAAGCTCGACAAGGCGGGCTTCCGCATCGCGCTCGACGATTTCGGCACCGGCTATGCGTCGCTCGTCCATCTGCGCCAGTTGCCCGTCGATACGCTCAAGATCGACAAGAGCTTTGTCCGCAATCTCGCCGACAGCCGTGACGATCTCGCGATCGTCTCCGCGATCATCAATCTGGGCGCCAGCCTCGATCTCAAGATCATCGCCGAGGGGATCGAGACCGAGGCGCAACTGGCGATCCTGCGTGGGCTCAATCTGCATTATGGGCAGGGTTTCCTCTTCGCGCATCCGATGCCGTTCAAGGATGCCTGTACGCTTGCGCTCGCGGCCCAGAATGGTGCGTCGCATTCCTGGTCGGGCGCGCTTCTGGCGGGCGTCAACTAAGCGCAAATAAAAAGGCCGCCCGGCAATGCCCGGCGGCCCAAACTCTAGAACTGAAAAAGGCTCAGGCCTTGCAGGCCTGGCTGCCCTTGCCGGGAAGCTCAAGCGTCACGCTGGCGCCCGAACCGCTGAGCGAATAGCCCTCGGCAACCATCGGCTGGCCGGCTTCGGGAGCCTTGACCTGCGTCGGCGTGCCATTCTTTTCGAGGCGGATGTTCGCCGACTTGTCGTCCGACAGGAAGTCGACAAAGACGAGGCTGTTGTCCTTGCAGCGATAGGTCTTGCTTTCCTTCACCGAAGGGGGAAGTTCGACAGGGGCTGCGTTGGCAAGTTCCTCGGCCATGTCGTCGCGCGGACCGCCGGCAACAATGGTTTCGGGTTCGGTGTTGCAGGCGGACAATGCGAGAAGCGCAGAGCCTGCGGCGAACATAAGCGTAAAGCGAGTCTTCATAACGGCCTCAACGCTTCGCGCGTGCATCCTTGCGCGTCAAGCGCTGTTTGTGCAGCCAGCCCCGTTTCTGCCAGTCTTTGGCGCGGCGAAACCGGGAAACCGGTGCTTGATGCCATCTGCAGAAAGCCTTGCTTGGCGTTTGCCGCCTTTGGGCCTAGCTATTGCGGGATGACGATCACAGCTGACACGCTTTCCCTTATCGGCAACACCCCGCTGGTGCGGCTTGCCGGCCCCTCCGCAGACACGGGCTGCGAAATCCTCGCCAAGTGCGAATTCGCCAATCCGGGCGCCTCGGTGAAGGACCGCGCGGCGCTCTATATCGTCGAGGATGCCGAGGAAAAGGGCCTGATCAAGCCCGGCGGCACCATCGTCGAGGGCACCGCCGGCAATACCGGCATTGGGCTGGCGCTCGTCGCCAATGCCAAGGGCTATAAGACCATCATCGTGATGCCCGAGACACAGAGCCGCGAGAAGATGGATACGCTGCGCGCGCTGGGGGCCGAACTCGTGCTCGTGCCGGCCGCGCCCTATTCGAACCCCGGCCATTTCGTGCACACCTCGCGCCGGATCGCCGAGGAAACCGAAAACGCGCTCTGGGCCAACCAGTTCGACAATATCGCCAACCGCAAGGCGCATATCCTGGGCACCGCCGAAGAGATCTGGGAACAGACCGGCGGCAAGATCGATGGGTTCACCTGCGCGGTGGGCACCGGCGGCACGCTCGCCGGCGTCGCGCTCGGCCTGAAGGCGAAGAACGAGAATATCCGCATCGCGCTCAGCGATCCGCACGGCGCCGCGCTTTACAATTATTATGCCTGCGGCGAACTGAAGGCCGAGGGCAGCTCGGTTGCAGAGGGTATCGGACAGGGACGGATCACCGCCAATCTCGAAGGCGCGCCGATCGATACCCAGTTCCGCATTTCGGATGCCGAGGGTCTGGAGCAGGTCCACCGCCTGTTGCAGGAAGAGGGGCTGTGCCTTGGTCTTTCGTCGGGCATCAACGTCGCGGGGGCGATCGAGTTGGCGCGACAGATGGGGCCGGGGCACACCATCGTCACCATCCTGTGCGATACCGGTTTCCGATATCTTTCAACGCTCTACAATGCGGATTGGCTGACGTCGAAGGGGCTTGAAGTCCCCGCGTCGTTGCGTGCGGGCTGACGGGCGTTCGACAAGGCGGTCTTGAACCGCTATGTACCGTGACGTGCAATCGGGATCGCAAAACGAACGGCAGGAGCGCCTGCAGCGCATTCGCATCGGGATAACCGGCCTTGCGGTCGTGTTTCTCGTGGTGCTGAGTGCAGGCGCGCTGACCAATTCCGCGAGCGATGAGCTCAGTGTCGACCAGAATGGCGAACTGGGGAAGGGGGATGATCTGCCCGCGCTGATCGGTAACAGCCTTTCGCGCGAGCCTTTGCCGCAGGAACCGCTGGTCGAACTGGGCGTCACGCCCAGCACGGGTTCCGAAAACGGCACGGCGAGCGCCAAGCCCGCCAATCCCGCAAACGCGATGCCGCCGAGTCCGACGCCCTGAGGGCTGGTTTGCCGCCCATCCGATCTCGTCTGTCTACGCTGTGCGCCGCGCTGGCGTTGCTGCTTGGCGTGCAGTCCGCCCAGGCTGTCCAACCTGCCGAAGATCCGCGTCCTTCGCTCGCGCTGATGACCAGCCTGCCCATTATCTGGGGAGAGGGGGATATTGACGATACGCTGGCCGGGCGGCGGCAGAGTGCGCAAAGCTACCGCTTTCTGGAGACGCGCTACCGGCTGACGGTGCTTGATGTCGTTGATGAAAAAGCGCTGGGCGCACACCCTGTGCTCATGCTCGCGCAGCCGCGTGCGCTATCCCCGCACGAACTCGCGGCAATCGATACATGGGTGCGCGGCGGCGGGCGCGTACTGATCCTGGCAGACCCCTCGCTCCACTGGCCAAGTGTTTATCCGCTCGGCGATCCGCGCGCGCCGCTTGCGGTGACCTTGCTCGATCCCCTGCTCGATCATTGGGGTGTGCGTGTCGATCTGACGAGCATCGGGCGCCACGCGGCGCCGGTGAGAATGAACTTACGCGAGGGCGCACGCGATTGGCGGCTTTCCGTCGTGGCGCCCGGCGCATTCGTCGCGACGGGCAAGGATTGTCATGTGGAATCGCAAGGGCTTATCGCCCGTTGTCAACTTGGCAAGGGGCGCGCCGTGCTGATCGCCGACGCCGACCTCCTGTCCGATCCGCGCTGGGGTGAGGAGGGTGACGGCAACGGTCCGGCGATTGGCGCGCTTCTCGACGGGCTTTTGGGGATTTCGCGGGATGCGGCGTTGGGGATATCCGGGGATGCGGGGATTTCGCGGGATAGCACCCCCAAGTCTTTAATCGCTGGAAAAGTGCGCTTTACCGCCATTTTTCCTATTTTGACGTTCCTTTTACTGTGTTGCCTTGCCTTTTTTCTTTGGAATCGCCGCAGAAACTGATTCATCCGACTCTGGCAACTGATACATAGGTGTGAGAACATATCAGGAACTTAAGGAATATTGTGAGCAAGTGCGTATTTTTGCCTTTGTAAAAATCACATAAAAATCAATATGTTATTGGCTATCCCCAAAAATCCCCAGAAAACCCCTTTATTCCCCGATGCTCCCCTGATACGAAAAGGCACCTAAAGGCGGGCGTTCCCACTGTTTTCAGCGTTGGCGCGATTTCGGCGATGGCCGGGGTCGAGCGGGGAAGCGTGCGTCTTGCACAAGGGTGAGCAGAAAAGGCGTGACAACGAGGCGGACATTTCGCGGATTTGGGTTGAGTGCGATCGACGGCAAGGGCCGCGTCGCCATCCCCGCGAAGCTGCGCGCCACGCTTGAAATCAATTCCGGCAACGAACGCGTCATCGCCTTGTCGCGCAGCCGCACCTCACCCTGCCTCACCGGCTATGATCTGCCCTATTCGGACCTGCTGCCCGAAGTGCTCGCCCGCGAAATGGCCGAGCGGGAGCCCGACGCGCCCAAGATGAGCCGTGAAAACCTCAACCGTATGGCATTCGGCGTGGTCGAGGACGTGCCCTATGACGCCAGCGGCCGTCTCGTCATTCCGCCCTTCATGCGCAAGCTCGGCCAGTTGGAAGACCTCGCCTTCTTCCACGGCTCGGGCGACATCATCGAAATCTGGAACCCTCAGGTGCTACTGAACACGCCCGACGCACCGCCCATGCTGCTCGATCTGGTGACTTTCCTGCTCGAGGAAAGGGCCGCGAAATGACCATCGCCGCAACGGATCGCCATATTCCCGTCCTCCTCGACGAGGTGATCGACGGCCTCGCCATCGCCCCCGGCGAAACCCATGTCGACGGCACGTTCGGCGCGGGCGGCTATACCCGTGCGATTCTTGCAAAAGGCGCCAAGGTGTTCGCCTTTGATCGCGATCCTTCGGCGATCACCGAAGGGGCCGCGCTGGTTGACGAAAGCGCCGGCAGCCTCGTGCTCGTTCCCGAGCGCTTCTCCCAAATGGCCGAGGCGCTGCAGGCGCGTGGCGTGGAAGTGGTGGACGGCGTGACGCTCGATATCGGCGTGTCGTCGATGCAGCTCGACCGGGCGGAGCGGGGCTTCTCCTTTCAGTCCGATGGCCCGCTCGACATGCGCATGGAACAGGATGGCCAAACGGCCGCCGATTTCGTGAACAATGCCGACGAAGCCGAGATCGCTGACGTGCTTTACCATTATGGCGAAGAGACGCGGTCGCGCCGCGTGGCGCGCGCGATTGTCGAGGCGCGCCCGATCACGCGCACCGGTGAACTCGCCAATGTCGTGCGCAAGGCGCTGGGCCACAAGCCGCACGACAAGAAGGATCCGGCGACACGCACCTTCCAGGCGATCCGCATCCATCTCAACCGCGAACTGGGCGAGCTTGAGGATGGTCTGGCGGCGGCCGAACGGCTGCTCAAGCCCGGTGGCCGGCTGGCGGTGGTGACGTTCCACAGCCTTGAAGACCGGCTGGTGAAAAGATTCCTGCGCGACCGAAGCGGACAAACCCCGCAAGGCTCGCGCCATTTGCCCGTCACGAAGGATGCCTCGGCATCGACCTTCGATCGGGTCGCAAAGCCGATACGCGCCGGGGAAGCGGAAGTCGCCCGCAACCCGCGCGCGCGATCGGCCACACTCAGGGTGGCGTATCGCACCGCAGCGGCGCCGAAGGGGGAAGCGGCATGATCGCGAACAGGTTCAAATCGGTTGGTCGGGTGCTCACCGTCGCGGTCGCGGCGATGGGGCTCTATCTCGTGACGTCGCAGGTCGCGGCCGAGCGCACCGAGCTCGAGCGCGTCAACCGGCAGATCGTGACGGCGAAAAAGGATATCCGGCGGCTGCACACCGAACTCGGTACGCGCGCCAATCTGCGCCAGCTCGAACGCTGGAACGGGGAAGTACTGGCGCTCACCACGCCTGATGCCGATCAGTTCGTCGGTGCCGAAACGCAGCTCGCGTCGCTCGATCGCAGCGGGATCACGCCGGGGCCGCGCTACGCGCCCGCAGCGATGGTGACCGCGATGGTCGCCATTCCCGATAGCGCGACGCTGGCCGAGGCGGCAAAGCCCGCGACCGCCGCCGCAACGCCTGCGCCTGTGGCGGCGCAGCCGACGTCGACTGCGGCGGTGGCGCAGCGCGTGGCGATGGTGCGCGAACAGATGAAGCCTGCGGCTCAGGTGGCGGCGGCTCGCGCGCCTGCACGGTCTGAAAAGCCGGCCCCAGCAAAGCCCGTGAGTGCGGAAAAGCCCAAAGCTACCCCCGTCCGCACCGAATTGGCCCGCGCCGAGGCACCCAAACCGGCAAAGCCCAAGCCCGATGCGCCCAAGGTTGACCGGGTGAAGGCCGATAAGGAGCGCCAACTGGCCCGGCTCGAGGACAAGTTGCTCGATGATCGCCTGATGGGCGAGCTGGCCCGAACGGCACGCACCGAAACCGGCAGGAGACGGGCCCAATGACCACTCTGGTCGCCCGGCCAAATCGCACGCGCGATGCCGGGCAACGATACCAGTGGCTGGCGACTGCGCATCTCCGCCTGATGGTGTTGATGCTGGTATTTCTTGGGGTGGGTCTCCTGATCGGGACCCGCCTCATTTGGCTTGCGGTGTTTGGCGATCCGCCACAAAGCCGCAACATCAGCACCAGCTATGTCCCGATCCGCGGCGATATCGTCGATCGCAACGGCGTGGCGCTGGCAAGCACGATCGATGCCTGGTCGATCGGCATCCATCCCAAAAAGCTGCTGAGCGATCCCGAGGATCTGGCGCCGCGTCTGGCCGAGCTGATGCCCGAACGGAGCGAGGCGCAATATCTCGCGATCCTGCGGTCCGAGCGCACTTTCACCTATCTGCGCCGCCGCGCGATGCCCGAACTGGTGGCGCAGGCAAATGCGCTTGGCGAACCCGC is part of the Sphingomonas sp. C3-2 genome and harbors:
- a CDS encoding helix-turn-helix transcriptional regulator; protein product: MADFHMAASRTDEISALTAMFADMIAAMGITSHGCLAIVDDEAELRFGDAQALPHALHARLADTPLYAPRQEAGLVIIPVESWHEEDLYLCLFGRSEALGAADLARLHGWCEVYATYAGALVERAADVPTASGLGLVQRQCLAQFLFGRSDIEIGDCLHLSPLAVRGHMEDAVSQLGAASRAEAVSLAARRGWLAGLPVEGPRAIAQ
- the rsmH gene encoding 16S rRNA (cytosine(1402)-N(4))-methyltransferase RsmH, producing the protein MTIAATDRHIPVLLDEVIDGLAIAPGETHVDGTFGAGGYTRAILAKGAKVFAFDRDPSAITEGAALVDESAGSLVLVPERFSQMAEALQARGVEVVDGVTLDIGVSSMQLDRAERGFSFQSDGPLDMRMEQDGQTAADFVNNADEAEIADVLYHYGEETRSRRVARAIVEARPITRTGELANVVRKALGHKPHDKKDPATRTFQAIRIHLNRELGELEDGLAAAERLLKPGGRLAVVTFHSLEDRLVKRFLRDRSGQTPQGSRHLPVTKDASASTFDRVAKPIRAGEAEVARNPRARSATLRVAYRTAAAPKGEAA
- a CDS encoding division/cell wall cluster transcriptional repressor MraZ, with translation MSAIDGKGRVAIPAKLRATLEINSGNERVIALSRSRTSPCLTGYDLPYSDLLPEVLAREMAEREPDAPKMSRENLNRMAFGVVEDVPYDASGRLVIPPFMRKLGQLEDLAFFHGSGDIIEIWNPQVLLNTPDAPPMLLDLVTFLLEERAAK
- a CDS encoding cysteine synthase A — protein: MTITADTLSLIGNTPLVRLAGPSADTGCEILAKCEFANPGASVKDRAALYIVEDAEEKGLIKPGGTIVEGTAGNTGIGLALVANAKGYKTIIVMPETQSREKMDTLRALGAELVLVPAAPYSNPGHFVHTSRRIAEETENALWANQFDNIANRKAHILGTAEEIWEQTGGKIDGFTCAVGTGGTLAGVALGLKAKNENIRIALSDPHGAALYNYYACGELKAEGSSVAEGIGQGRITANLEGAPIDTQFRISDAEGLEQVHRLLQEEGLCLGLSSGINVAGAIELARQMGPGHTIVTILCDTGFRYLSTLYNADWLTSKGLEVPASLRAG
- a CDS encoding Gldg family protein, translating into MLLGVQSAQAVQPAEDPRPSLALMTSLPIIWGEGDIDDTLAGRRQSAQSYRFLETRYRLTVLDVVDEKALGAHPVLMLAQPRALSPHELAAIDTWVRGGGRVLILADPSLHWPSVYPLGDPRAPLAVTLLDPLLDHWGVRVDLTSIGRHAAPVRMNLREGARDWRLSVVAPGAFVATGKDCHVESQGLIARCQLGKGRAVLIADADLLSDPRWGEEGDGNGPAIGALLDGLLGISRDAALGISGDAGISRDSTPKSLIAGKVRFTAIFPILTFLLLCCLAFFLWNRRRN
- a CDS encoding putative bifunctional diguanylate cyclase/phosphodiesterase, with product MKVFQDIDAILSRLNGMGGAFAELMRRERVFFASVFPEDGLVVFDRGAQELLGVGPVCAVRDVLRLIDRPYRRLLVERVATGQVHDSVEVSASHAAGQRSLRIAMTPDAQSGGVSLMVQDLTDERGMIEQLRVERDHLRHTVELNPQLPWLADPAGNVIAFTERYEKLTGRTQEDLVGNGWELVLHPDDLESAGGAIATSLGTGQPLDMRVRMRMADGSYRWFRATCYPLRNDAGEIIRWFGYTEDIDDYVLIEQRIRWTAEHDALTKLPNRAVFNHKLERAIFEESRLGQKVAILLADVDNFKDVNDVLGHDAGDALLRAFADLIGRVLPDGALLARIGGDEFAIILPFEGAISEVQQLSDRIFAALKDPVAINGHSVECRISIGASVFPFHGQSPTELFKNADIALYEAKARGRGQMTLFSLEMKQETQRRVAMINLGRKAVETDSIIPFYQMQMDLMTNRPLGFEALLRRRDRQGRICAPASIAAAFEDAGVAEALGDAMLKAVLSDMRRARDMGVDMGAMSVNFSTAEFRNPSFAERLSNRVADAGIDFRSFVIEVTESVFLGRQVDNVAETIRKLDKAGFRIALDDFGTGYASLVHLRQLPVDTLKIDKSFVRNLADSRDDLAIVSAIINLGASLDLKIIAEGIETEAQLAILRGLNLHYGQGFLFAHPMPFKDACTLALAAQNGASHSWSGALLAGVN